In one Niallia taxi genomic region, the following are encoded:
- a CDS encoding phosphoglycerate dehydrogenase: MTNILLSLSDGFIEEKRKLEKELINLGATVKSITTKKESISGYLHDAEIIVTGVENMDRKTIEAAPNLKYISKFGTGIDNIDIDAAAESGIIVTNTPGQNASSVADLTIGLMLSIARNLPNSNDLVKNGGWKLHIGNEIEGKRLGIIGFGEIGKKVAKRATDFDMDIVAFANYKDEAEAQRLGVQFFSLEELLSTADYIVISTNLKKATYHLINEERLALMKNSAYLINISRGDLIDEKALIRSLKAEQIKGAALDVFSSEPPDLELAQLNNVVCTSHIGGATEECSKRIGNAILHNIRNYLQSEELQHIVTKND; encoded by the coding sequence TTGACGAACATTTTATTATCTTTAAGTGATGGCTTTATAGAGGAAAAAAGAAAGCTGGAAAAGGAATTAATAAATCTTGGGGCAACAGTCAAAAGTATTACGACAAAGAAGGAGAGCATATCTGGTTATCTTCATGATGCCGAAATAATTGTGACAGGTGTGGAAAATATGGATAGAAAGACGATTGAAGCTGCACCAAATCTTAAATATATTTCTAAATTCGGTACTGGGATTGATAATATTGATATAGATGCAGCAGCAGAAAGCGGCATTATTGTGACGAATACTCCTGGTCAAAATGCATCGTCTGTTGCAGATTTGACCATTGGCTTAATGTTGTCCATTGCCAGAAATTTACCCAATTCCAATGACCTTGTTAAAAACGGAGGATGGAAGCTTCATATAGGTAATGAAATAGAAGGAAAGCGGCTAGGAATTATTGGATTTGGAGAAATTGGGAAAAAAGTAGCGAAGAGGGCGACTGATTTTGATATGGATATTGTCGCATTTGCAAATTATAAGGATGAAGCGGAAGCACAAAGGCTAGGGGTGCAATTTTTCAGTCTTGAAGAGCTGTTAAGCACAGCGGACTATATTGTGATTAGCACAAATCTCAAAAAAGCAACCTACCATTTGATAAACGAAGAACGGCTTGCTTTAATGAAGAATTCTGCGTATTTAATCAATATTTCAAGAGGAGATTTAATAGATGAAAAGGCACTTATCCGCAGTTTAAAAGCGGAGCAGATCAAAGGAGCAGCATTAGATGTGTTTAGCAGTGAGCCTCCAGACCTAGAATTGGCTCAGCTTAACAATGTTGTCTGCACTAGTCATATCGGCGGAGCAACAGAGGAATGCTCGAAAAGAATCGGGAATGCTATTTTGCATAACATTAGAAATTACTTACAAAGTGAGGAATTACAACATATAGTTACAAAAAATGACTAA
- a CDS encoding AI-2E family transporter yields the protein MGEYKNIFANKDVKRFFILVLFAAVLYAVSSMINLILFTFIFAFLMDRIVQVFSKRLPIKRSIIVIALYIIVIGALVYGISAYLPVFIYEIQQLVRNIIRFYMRPNDNPVISYIMDTISRYQVFSYLEQGFSFVLGYFKNIGKLGLQVFLAIILSLFYLLEKDRLKNFSHRFSESKIAPLYLELQYFGRKFAGTFGKVIEAQFIIALVNCGLTTISLYFLGFPQLFGIAMMIFLLGLIPVAGVIISLIPLCIIAFSIGGIAKVVTVIIIVMVVHAIEAYILNPKLMSSKTDLPVFFTFIVLIFSEHFFGVWGLIVGIPIFIFLLDILEVGDKKQK from the coding sequence ATGGGTGAGTACAAAAATATTTTTGCTAACAAGGATGTAAAAAGATTTTTTATTCTTGTTTTGTTTGCAGCCGTTCTTTATGCAGTAAGCAGCATGATTAATTTAATTTTATTTACATTCATCTTTGCTTTTTTGATGGATCGGATTGTGCAAGTATTCTCCAAAAGACTTCCGATTAAGCGGAGCATCATTGTCATCGCCTTATATATTATTGTTATAGGAGCGCTTGTTTATGGAATTTCTGCTTACTTGCCTGTCTTTATTTATGAGATACAACAATTAGTGCGTAATATTATCCGTTTTTATATGAGGCCGAATGATAATCCGGTTATCAGTTATATAATGGATACAATTAGCCGATATCAGGTATTCAGCTATTTAGAGCAAGGCTTTTCCTTCGTACTTGGTTATTTTAAAAACATAGGAAAGCTTGGTCTGCAGGTCTTTTTGGCAATTATTTTAAGCCTTTTCTACCTATTAGAAAAGGACCGGCTTAAGAATTTCTCTCATAGGTTCAGTGAAAGTAAGATTGCCCCGCTCTATTTAGAATTGCAATACTTTGGACGGAAGTTTGCGGGCACTTTCGGTAAGGTAATTGAGGCACAGTTTATCATTGCTTTAGTAAACTGCGGCTTAACGACAATCTCTTTATACTTTTTAGGTTTTCCACAGCTATTTGGAATTGCGATGATGATTTTTCTTTTAGGCTTGATTCCTGTTGCAGGTGTCATCATTTCGTTGATTCCATTATGTATCATTGCTTTTTCAATTGGTGGTATTGCGAAGGTAGTTACAGTCATCATTATCGTTATGGTAGTGCATGCTATCGAGGCGTATATACTTAATCCGAAGCTTATGTCATCTAAAACAGACTTGCCAGTATTCTTTACATTTATTGTGTTGATTTTCTCAGAGCATTTTTTTGGTGTATGGGGACTGATTGTCGGAATTCCAATTTTTATTTTCCTATTGGATATTTTAGAGGTAGGGGATAAAAAGCAAAAGTAA
- a CDS encoding aspartyl-phosphate phosphatase Spo0E family protein codes for MPNLSRENEDIKELLRMIDHLRSELVKTASNEGFSSPNTIRISQILDSYLVAYQRKMTGMNK; via the coding sequence ATGCCAAACCTTTCAAGGGAAAACGAAGATATCAAGGAATTGCTGCGAATGATAGACCATTTAAGAAGCGAATTGGTAAAAACAGCATCAAATGAGGGATTCTCAAGTCCCAATACAATTAGGATCAGCCAGATACTTGATTCATATCTTGTCGCGTACCAGCGAAAGATGACAGGTATGAACAAATAA
- a CDS encoding PfkB family carbohydrate kinase, whose amino-acid sequence MNRLEVMMMTLEHQGAISVGDAFIDYLSIDENNDKYDKRLGGASVNAAVHLSRYKMESYYVTKLGYGQDSQFVKEELKKESVKLDYSVHTQAKKLPCVYIHLDRNGDRTFHAYVNETPDDVLTIEDIQKDAFVNRQLFYFGSGTLFHEKAREATVKALKAAEKHGSFISFDANIRLKRWESEEDCRSTIMSLLLNADIIKLSEEELLFLMEETSLEAALEKATKIPVPLIYVTVGKEGAYVIFQGQIEFIRGKVVDAIDTTGAGDAYMAAVLYCIHTYGFPATVKEAVGYGYNGNIMGALVATKAGSLPDIGNYCHIVDELFIKPDKMKTVKSSFK is encoded by the coding sequence ATGAACAGATTAGAGGTAATGATGATGACATTGGAACATCAAGGCGCAATATCTGTCGGAGATGCATTTATAGACTATCTATCGATTGATGAGAATAACGATAAATATGATAAACGGCTTGGAGGAGCATCTGTGAATGCAGCTGTACATTTAAGCAGGTATAAAATGGAAAGCTATTATGTCACAAAGCTAGGATACGGCCAAGACAGTCAGTTTGTGAAAGAAGAATTAAAGAAGGAGTCTGTTAAGCTTGATTATAGTGTACATACGCAAGCAAAAAAGCTTCCTTGTGTTTATATCCATTTAGATCGAAATGGCGACAGGACTTTTCATGCATACGTGAATGAAACACCTGATGATGTGCTTACCATCGAGGATATCCAAAAGGATGCTTTTGTGAACAGGCAGCTGTTTTACTTTGGATCAGGAACCTTGTTTCATGAAAAAGCTAGGGAGGCAACTGTCAAAGCTCTAAAAGCAGCTGAAAAACACGGTTCTTTCATTAGCTTTGATGCGAATATCCGTTTGAAAAGATGGGAAAGTGAAGAGGATTGCAGAAGCACGATTATGTCTTTGTTGCTTAATGCTGATATTATCAAGCTTTCTGAAGAAGAGCTACTTTTCTTAATGGAAGAAACCAGTCTTGAAGCTGCGCTTGAAAAGGCAACCAAAATTCCCGTTCCCCTTATTTATGTGACAGTAGGCAAAGAAGGAGCATATGTTATTTTTCAAGGACAAATAGAATTTATTAGAGGCAAAGTAGTAGACGCAATCGACACAACAGGCGCCGGTGACGCTTATATGGCTGCAGTCCTGTATTGTATCCATACGTATGGCTTTCCTGCAACCGTTAAAGAAGCAGTTGGTTATGGTTATAACGGGAATATAATGGGGGCATTAGTTGCAACAAAAGCAGGTTCACTTCCTGATATCGGCAACTATTGTCATATTGTAGACGAGTTATTTATAAAGCCAGACAAAATGAAAACAGTGAAATCCAGCTTTAAATAA
- a CDS encoding undecaprenyl-diphosphate phosphatase, translating to MDVLWEIVVAIILGIVEGLTEFAPVSSTGHMIIVDDLLLKSEELFNPAVANTFKVVIQLGSILAVVILFWDRFMNLLGLKKDINGKKIVGPKLSLVQVIIGLLPAAILGFLFEDYIDSKLFGIETVVYALIAGAILMIIADFTQKRKKPTVETVDQITNKQAFLIGLFQCIALWPGFSRSGSTISGGVLLGLSHRAAADFTFIMAVPIMAGASFLSLLKNWEYITTDALPFFIAGFIAAFIFALISIKFFLQLINRIKLVPFAIYRIVVAVIIIIVFF from the coding sequence TTGGACGTTTTATGGGAAATAGTAGTTGCCATCATCTTGGGGATTGTAGAAGGGCTTACAGAATTTGCGCCTGTTTCCTCCACTGGCCATATGATTATCGTGGATGATTTGCTGCTTAAATCAGAGGAATTGTTTAACCCTGCGGTAGCCAATACCTTTAAGGTTGTCATCCAATTAGGTTCAATCTTGGCTGTTGTTATTCTTTTCTGGGACCGTTTTATGAATTTGCTAGGCCTTAAAAAGGATATTAACGGTAAGAAAATTGTTGGACCAAAATTAAGCCTTGTACAGGTTATTATTGGTTTATTACCTGCAGCTATTCTTGGTTTTCTTTTCGAAGATTATATTGATTCAAAGCTTTTTGGAATTGAGACAGTCGTTTATGCACTTATTGCTGGAGCAATCTTAATGATAATCGCAGATTTCACCCAAAAAAGAAAAAAGCCGACTGTTGAAACAGTCGACCAAATTACTAATAAACAAGCCTTTTTAATTGGCCTGTTCCAATGTATCGCATTATGGCCTGGTTTTTCCCGTTCTGGCTCAACGATTTCAGGCGGAGTGCTGCTGGGATTAAGCCATCGTGCTGCAGCTGACTTTACCTTCATTATGGCAGTGCCAATCATGGCAGGAGCAAGCTTCTTATCATTATTGAAAAACTGGGAATACATTACTACAGATGCCTTGCCGTTTTTTATCGCAGGCTTTATCGCTGCTTTTATATTTGCACTGATTTCAATCAAGTTCTTCCTGCAATTAATAAACAGAATTAAATTGGTGCCATTCGCCATTTATCGTATAGTAGTTGCAGTTATTATCATTATTGTATTCTTTTAA